A stretch of the Leptidea sinapis chromosome 5, ilLepSina1.1, whole genome shotgun sequence genome encodes the following:
- the LOC126964494 gene encoding ribosome biogenesis protein BOP1 homolog — protein sequence MPPFRIGFLKRKVNPDEPRNDTTEEEITDIKSDEELIKGDLDGGSDAADSDCEEEPVESDVERDAVLFDDSADSVLGENDDAEDTDESDGTELSSSEAENSDENNSEASESENSKDSGAESGTSNVQSLPNTSGQSTQRSNRRLSQRKATVKEKVGAAERAAESKQTRDQIDVLSERISAANVSTQPVQQRDEYESGDTSDEEDRVNTAGDVPMWWYNEYPHVGYDLDGRRIGKPPQRDQIDEFLRKCEDPEFWRTVKDPNTGQDIVLSKDDLKLIERLRTSQIPSESHDEYEPWVEWFSSQVLATPVRAFPEHKRSFLPSRGEQLQVARIVHALKMGWTKTRRQRARDRRRDKVKKFYDLWGSGEVEAEGGSGPRARPVPAPRRPPPTHAESYNPPPEYLLDNKEMKEWEKLSETPWKRKYTFLPTRHAALREVPAYPRYVRERFLRCLDLYLAPRAIKMRLTINAEDLVPKLPSPRDLQPFPTSESLQLRGHTGLVRSVDFDPSGQYIVSGGDDETVRVWETSTGRCLRTVDVCGPVARVLWTPASGLSLVAAAVGDELLFLNPGAGVGAHRVAERTDELLERAPPQHDVVMDERTRACVTWHEVAADGERWARGVRIVISHFKQLVHLSWHAKGDYVAATVREGGARSVVVHQVSRRRSQLPFRRAAGLVQAAIFHPQRAQLFVATQRAVRVYDLLKQELVRKLRTGAQWVSSLAVHPRGDHLLVGSYDRKLVWFDLELSGRPYQTLRLHGSAVRSVVFHRRYPLFASGGDDRDIVVSHGMVYNDLLQNPLLVPLKQLRAGEPRDQLRVLDLRFHPTQPWLLAACADSTLRLYT from the exons ATGCCACCTTTTCGTATTGGTTTTTTAAAGAGAAAGGTTAATCCTGATGAACCTAGAAATGACACCACTGAGGAAGAA ATAACAGATATTAAAAGTGATGAAGAATTAATAAAGGGTGATTTGGATGGTGGAAGTGATGCAGCAGATTCTGATTGTGAAGAAGAACCTGTTGAATCTGATGTTGAGAGAGAT GCCGTGTTGTTCGATGACAGTGCAGACTCAGTCCTCGGAGAAAACGATGATGCAGAAGACACAGATGAGTCAGATGGCACG gAGTTGAGTAGTTCAGAGGCAGAGAACAGTGATGAGAATAATTCAGAAGCAAGTGAAAGCGAGAATAGCAAGGATAGCGGTGCGGAGTCCGGGACTAGCAATGTGCAGAGCTTGCCTAACACAAGTGGCCAGTCCACACAGAGGAGCAACAGGAGATTATCACAGAGAAAGGCGACGGTAAAAGAGAAAGTCGGCGCCGCTGAGCGAGCTGCTGAGAGCAAACAAACACGGGACCAAATAGACGTGTTGAGTGAGAGAATAAGTGCAGCAAATGTTTCCACACAGCCCGTGCAACAGAGAG ATGAGTACGAGTCTGGTGACACGTCAGATGAAGAGGACAGAGTGAACACAGCGGGGGATGTGCCCATGTGGTGGTACAATGAGTACCCTCACGTGGGCTACGACCTGGACGGACGACGGATAGGCAAGCCTCCGCAACGCGATCAGATTGATGAGTTTCTCAG aAAATGTGAGGATCCCGAGTTCTGGCGCACCGTGAAGGACCCAAATACCGGACAGGACATCGTGCTGTCCAAGGACGATCTCAAGCTGATAGAGAGACTGCGAACCAGCCAAATACCCTCCGAGTCACATGATGAATATGAG CCGTGGGTGGAGTGGTTCTCCAGCCAAGTGCTCGCTACTCCGGTGCGCGCATTCCCCGAGCACAAGCGCTCGTTCCTGCCGTCGCGCGGGGAGCAGCTTCAGGTGGCGCGAATCGTGCACGCGCTCAAGATGGGCTGGACCAAGACGAGACGACAGCGCGCGCGCGACCGTCGCCGGGATAAG GTGAAGAAGTTCTACGACCTGTGGGGTTCCGGCGAGGTCGAGGCCGAGGGTGGCTCCGGGCCCCGTGCGCGACCAGTGCCTGCTCCTCGGAGGCCGCCGCCCACTCACGCCGAGAGCTACAACCCTCCACCCGAGTACCTGCTCGATAACAAagag ATGAAAGAGTGGGAAAAACTGAGCGAGACCCCATGGAAGCGTAAGTACACGTTCCTGCCGACGAGGCACGCAGCGCTGCGGGAGGTTCCTGCCTACCCGCGCTACGTGCGTGAACGGTTCCTGCGATGCCTCGACCTGTATCTGGCGCCGCGTGCTATCAAGATGCGG CTGACAATTAACGCGGAGGACCTGGTTCCGAAGCTGCCGTCTCCGCGCGATCTGCAACCCTTCCCCACGAGCGAGTCGCTGCAGCTACGCGGCCACACCGGTCTTGTGCGCTCAGTAGACTTCGACCCCAGTGGCCAGTATATCGTTAGCGGCGGAGATGACGAAACCGTGCGAG TGTGGGAGACCAGCACAGGGCGGTGCCTGCGTACCGTGGATGTGTGTGGACCAGTGGCTCGCGTGCTGTGGACGCCGGCGAGTGGACTCAGCCTGGTGGCAGCTGCCGTGGGTGATGAGCTGCTATTCCTGAACCCTGGCGCGGGTGTGGGCGCCCACCGCGTGGCCGAGAGGACCGACGAACTTCTGGAGCGTGCGCCACCCCAACACGACGTCGTCA TGGATGAGCGCACACGCGCTTGCGTCACGTGGCACGAGGTGGCAGCGGACGGTGAGCGATGGGCTCGCGGAGTACGGATCGTCATCTCACACTTCAAGCAGCTCGTACAC CTGAGCTGGCACGCGAAGGGCGACTACGTGGCGGCCACGGTGCGCGAGGGCGGGGCCCGCTCCGTGGTGGTGCACCAGGTGTCGCGGCGCCGCTCGCAGCTGCCGTTCAGACGCGCGGCCGGCCTGGTGCAGGCGGCCATCTTCCACCCGCAGCGGGCCCAGCTGTTCGTGGCCACGCAGCGCGCCGTGCGAGTGTACGACCTGCTCAAGCAGGAACTGGTCCGCAAGCTGCGCACGGGCGCGCAGTGGGTGAGCTCGCTGGCCGTCCACCCCCGAGGCGACCACCTGCTGGTGGGCTCGTACGACCGCAAGCTGGTGTGGTTCGACCTGGAGCTGTCGGGGCGGCCGTACCAGACGCTGCGCCTGCACGGCTCGGCCGTGCGCTCGGTCGTGTTCCACCGGCGGTACCCGCTGTTCGCGAGCGGCGGCGACGACCGCGATATCGTCGTCTCGCACGGCATGGTTTACAA CGACCTGCTCCAGAACCCGCTGCTGGTGCCACTGAAGCAGCTGCGGGCAGGCGAGCCCCGCGACCAGCTCCGAGTGCTGGACCTGCGGTTCCACCCCACGCAGCCCTGGCTGCTGGCCGCCTGTGCGGACTCCACGCTGCGCCTCTACACATAG
- the LOC126964596 gene encoding uncharacterized protein LOC126964596: MQVRALGDQRPATTYWPRGQQKHRDSTRGQLAAATNEIHHLRSVCAHLSQRPHVFCEYRMFDTERFIIEIQNREALWNQSSDDYSNKNLKRQLWLELTDIFGGENLEEKEKGELGLSLQMKWKNIRDTFTRELRRLKGAKSGSAAKRKSAYIYFDQLQFLMPTLEINETSASLSETTPEENDNQTNELTDTPENTRKKQRKILTAKTALHDKWISLQQC; this comes from the exons ATGCAAGTGCGCGCACTAGGCGACCAGCGGCCAGCGACCACGTACTGGCCGCGCGGCCAGCAGAAACATCGCGACTCAACACGCGGCCAGTTAGCCGCCGCGACCAACGAGATTCACCATTTGAGATCAGTGTGCGCGCACTTGTCGCAGCGGCCACACGTGTTTTGTGAATACAGGATGTTCGATACGGAGCGATTCATTATCGAAATTCAAAACAGAGAAGCTCTATGGAATCAGTCGTCGGATGATTAttcgaataaaaatttaaaaaggcaATTATGGTTGGAGCTGACTGATATATTTGGTGGGGAAAATTtggaagaaaaagaaaaaggagAACTtg GGTTAAGTCTTCAAATGAAATGGAAAAATATAAGAGACACTTTTACGAGAGAGTTAAGAAGACTCAAGGGCGCCAAAAGCGGTTCAGCTGCTAAGCGTAAATCAGCTTATATTTACTTTGatcaattacaatttttaatgcCAACCTTAGAAATTAATGAGACCAGTGCAAGTTTATCAGAAACGACGCCGGAAGAAAACGATAATCAAACAAATGAGTTGACTGATACTCCTGAAAATACTCgcaaaaaacaaagaaaaatactgACAGCGAAGACTGCACTTCACGACAAGTGGATAAGCTTACAGCAGTGTTAG